The Desulfobotulus pelophilus genome segment TCTCCATCAGGCATGAGTTCAAGACAAAACTTGATTTTGAATACAATACCCTCCGTGGAGCGGCACTGATACCCGGCCAATTGGATATGGGGCATGTTTTTGCCCAAATGATGGGAGGGGATGATCAAAACTTCAGAAGGGATCTCTCGGCCCTTACGGCCTTTGGTTTTGCCTGGATGGTAAGGCCGGATCTTAAGCTTGCAGCCGATCTTACCATTGCCTGGAACAGGGATATCAATCAGGAAGGCAAAGAAGATAATTTTTCCGAAGGCTATGAGTTTGCCATGGGTGTGGAGTATTTTATGAATGAAAAGTGGACCCTGAGTGCTGGATACTCCTATTCCCATCCGGGGGATGATATGGAGCAGCTTTTCCCTCTTCAGCCTAAACTCCGTTACCATGGTGTTGCAGCGGGCTTCCGCTATGCTGTTAACTCAAAAATGGGCTTTCAGTTCGGAGCAAATCGACTCTTTTATGATGATCAGACGGATCAGAAAGATATCACGTACCAGAAAGATCTTCTGATTCTTTCCCTTGGGCTTGATTATCGTTTCCGATAGAAAAGAGCTTTCCGGCCGGAAATCTGCCAGTTATACCTGACGGCTCCGGCCCGTTGAACAGCCATGAAAAATCCGTACAGATATGGATGCCTTTTTGCAAAGAACATGGTAAAAGAATGCGGGTCAAATAACAGGAACTGTCAAAACACAAGGAGCTTAACCTATGGATCAGGTGAAGGGGTTTTTTGCTGCCCGCAAAGATATGGCCATCCGCTTACTGTACACTGTCTTTTTTTTCATTGTGCTGGAGTTCTTGAAGACTATCCAGATCTTTCTATCCTGCGTGCAGTATGTATGGGTGCTCATTACGCTGAAACACCTTGAGCCACTGCGTACCCTGACAGATCGCCTTGCCGTATTGAGTTATCGTATTCTTCGCTATATTTCTTTGAATGAAAATCGAAAACCGTTTCCTTTTTCGGAGTTTCCCGAAGCTGTTGATGTATCTGAGTCCGTTCGTTTCACCGAAAAAGACTGATCTCCCATATGACCAATCAGACAGAGAGTCCGGGTCTTGCAGAACCTTTTCTGTAAGACCCGGACTCTTTATCATACCTCTCCCGCATGCGGATATCTTCCTATATGAGCATTGACACATAAGCAGCCAGAAGGTAATACCGGAGTTTTGCTGTTTCACGGTTCTTATTGAAAGTTGACAGAGGAGGGGAGATGCGTCTTTCCGCTTTCGGAGAAAAATTCAGTTCCAAAAGTGGTATTCTGCAGTTAATGGATGACTTGGGTAATGCCCTCGCAGGCGGCGGAGACATTGCCATGATGGGTGGGGGAAATCCCGCTCATATTCCGGAGGTGGAAGAGGCCATGCGCCAGCGTCTTGAACGGATTCTGAACAGTCCTGAAGAACTGCGCCGTATGACAGGTATTTATGACCCTCCACAGGGTGAAAAAGCATTCATTGCCAGCTTGGCTGCATTGCTGAATCGTGAGTTCGGCTGGGATCTGACTCCGGAAAATATCGCCCTCACCAATGGTTCACAATCTGCTTTTTTCCTTTTATTCAATATGTTTGCCGGTTACGGTACGGATGGTCGTATGCGCAGGATTCTGCTCCCTCTGGCTCCTGAATATATTGGTTACGCAGATGCGGGGCTTGTGCCGGATTTTTTTACGGCCGTGAAACCGAAAATCGATTATCTCGAACGGCCGTATTTTAAATACAGGGTGGATTTTGAAAAACTTGTCATTACAGACGATATTGCCGCTCTATGCGTATCCAGACCTACCAATCCAACGGGTAATGTGCTGACAGATGATGAGGTCCATACTCTGGATCTCATGGCCCGTAAGGCAGGCATACCTTTTATTCTGGACTGTGCCTATGGGACCCCTTTCCCGGACATTATTTTTACCAAAGCATCCCCTTTCTGGAATGACAACATTGTAATGTGCATGAGCCTTTCCAAACTGGGCCTCCCTGCCGCCCGTACGGGAATTGTCATTGCCCGTAAAGAAATTGTTCACGCCCTTTCCCGCATGAACGCCATTATGAATCTTGCAACCGGCAGCTTTGGTGCCATGATGGCCATGGATCTTGTTCAAACGGGGGATATCATCCCCTTAAGCCGGGATGTGGTGAAGCCCTACTATAAAAAACGGGCCATGGAAGCCGTAGCCCTGTTTGAGGAAGCCCTGAAAGGAACGGATTATTTTATTCACAAGCCGGAAGGGGCTATTTTTCTGTGGCTATGGTTTCGGAATCTGCCCATAAGCAGCCAGATTCTTTACGAAAGATTGAAGGCAAAGGGTGTGATTGTGGTTCCGGGTCATTATTTTTTTCCCGGTATGGCTGACGATAAAGCCTGGCCCCACCGCGAGGAATGTATACGGGTCAACTACAGTCAGGCTCCGGACCTTGTGGCCAGAGGTATTGGCATCATTGGAGAAGAAGTTCACCGCGCTTATGCAGAAGCATCCAGGGGATGAAGCCTAAAAAAGATTTAGTCCGGATCCATTTCATTCATAAAATCAAGAACATCCGAGGATGGATATCCCCTGGAAATAAGAAAACGATATAATTTTGCTTTTCGTTTAAGGGGATTGTCTTCCCGGATGGAGGCAAGTTTCTTACGGGCTGTCTGTGCAAGATATGCCCGTTCTTTTTCTGGTGACACGCACCCCTGAATTTTGCGTACCAGTATGTCTGGGATACCCCTTTTGTCCAGATCCCTTTGGATACGTAAAGGCCCATGGCCCGAACGAATGCCCGATTGAATAATCTGTCTGGCCCTTTCCTCTTCATCTATGTAGCCCCGTTCCATACAAATCTGGATGGCCCGTTCCACAACGTCAGTGCATGCCTTTTTCTTTTCAAGAGCGGTTTTCAGTTCCTTACGACTGAGGCTTCGGCGGCCCAGAATACCCATGGCAGCAGTCAGTACTCTGCGAAGCTCCGTTTCTTCCATTATCACTTTCCGGATGATCCTCCGAAAAGCCCCATGCAGTAGTCAAACTGGGCATTGACCAGTTTTTTATAGGTGCTTCGAAAGGCATTCATTCTAAGTCCCATATCCTGCATCATATCAAGTACTTCGGGGGGAATGGCGTGAAAGTCAGCATAGGCGTGGGCAAGGTTTTTTTCCATTTCCGCCTGTATCATGACAAGACTGTCTATATAGCGGCCGTACATTGTTTTCTGCTGACATATGGAAGCCTGCATATATTGTGAAAAGACAGGATGAAGCATGGGTTACCTCCTTTTGCTGTTGTGGAAAAGGAAGGAAAGACAGGTGACCGGGGCATTAAGGAAAAAGGCCCCGGATGTGTATCATGCGGAAGCAATATAACGTTCTATGCTGTCGCTCAGGGTCTTCCAGATCCAGGGGCGTTTTGCATCATCTGTTTCCAGAAGGGTGAAACGGAAACCCTGTTTTTTGCAGCAGAATCCCGTAAGGGGTACCACACAGATTCCCGTTGCCCCCAGAAGATAATAAACAAACCGCTTGTCAACTTCCACATTCTGAACCTTTTTTTCCACGTAAGCACGCACTTCCGGGTTTTCAATGAGAAGGGACTGATGGGGGGTGAGTACATTTTCATCAAAAAGGGCTGTCATGTAAAAAGCACCATGGGCAGGAATTACCGAGATACCTTTGATATCCTTTAATGCATTATAGGCTTCATTGGCCCGCATCTCAAACATTTTGGCACGGGAGTCCAGATGTTCCCGGTAACGGGGATCACCCATGACTTTGGGGATGGAAAACTGGGGAAGGCTGGTGGAGCATACTTCCAGCATTTTAGCATCGCGTATGGTTTTAATGTAGGTGGCAAACATGGGAAAGCGGTCCTGATTAAAGACCTCAATCCAGCCACAACGGCTTCCCGGCCATGGGTATTCTTTGGATATACCACGCAGTGCCATGCCAGGAACATCCCGGATCACTTCACTGAGGTGACAAGTTTCGGATCCGTTGTAGACAATGTGGGCATAAATTTCATCACAGATAACAAAAAGATCATAGCGGTGAGCAATATCAACGATGTCTTCCAGTACTTTTCTCGGGTACACCGCTCCTGTGGGATTATCCGGATTAATGAGAAGAATGCCGGCAATGGAGTCATTGTATTTGACCTTGTTTTCCAGATCCACAAGATCGGGCATCCAGCCGTTGGCCGGATCGAGCTCGTAGGTAAGATGCTCGTAGCCGGAATGGGCCGCTTCCGCTGAAGAATGGGTCGAGTATGCCGGTGAGGGGCCGATAACGCGGGCTTCCCGCTTCAGAAAGCCAAAGATTTTGGCAACGGCATCGCCAAGTCCGTTGAAAAAGAGAATGTCTTTGGCGCAAATCTGGTATCCGCCGCGTTCGTTTACCTGTGCCGCAAGAAATTCGCGGGTTTCTTCAACGCCGGGTGTTGCCACATACCCGTAGGTTACATCGTCTTTTACAAGGTCATGGACTATGTCTTTGATCCACTGGGGAACTTTTTCGCCCTTCTGAATGGGATCTCCAATGTTTTCCCATGTGATCTCAACGCCCATCTGCCGGAGCTCATGGGCCACGGCAACAATTTCCCGAATTTCATAGGTGAGTTTCCCCGATCCCACATGAACGATATCTCTACGCATACTTCCTTCCTTGAAAAATCTAAAGCGGCTAAGGGTATATAAAACGGATCAACAACCCGTCCCCCCACGGGATCAGCTGACAATCCGTTGCTGGCAGTAGCAGTTCAACCTTCTTACGGGGCTTTTTACGTACCATCGCTTCGTAACAGAGGGAAAAGATCTTGTAAAGAAAAAGGCCTGAAAACTCTGAATCTCCCCATGGCTAAAGCCAGGGGCTTTACGCCGACTTTTGCTAAAGAAGCGGGTGGTGGTGCGGAGACAGGGGGCCAGCCTGTAGGCCCCCTGACCACCTTATTCAGTAAGCTTTTTAGCCGCATCAATAATTTTTTGGGCTATCTCGGAAGGTACCTCTTCATAATGAGAAAACTCTGATGTGAACGTACCACGTCCGCCGGTCATGGACGTAAGATCCGGTGCATATTTCTGTATTTCTGCCAGGGGAATCTGGGCGTTAATGGTTCCCGTCTTTCCTTCGGTATCCATGCCCATGACCCGTCCTCTGCGTGAGTTCAGATCCCCCATGATATCTCCCATATAATCACTGGGAGCCTTGACAAACACATTGTAAATGGGTTCAAGAAGTACGGGTTTTGCCTCTTCCATTCCCTTTTTGTAGGCAAGGGAGGCCGCAATTTTAAAGGCCATTTCAGAGGAGTCGACAGCATGGTAAGATCCGTCATCAGCCGTGGCCTTGAAATCCACGCAGGGGAATCCGGCCAGTACTCCTTTCGAAGAGGCTTCAATGAGTCCCTTTTCCACTGCCGGGATGTACTGGCGGGGAATGGAGCCACCCACAATTTCATCACCAAACTGAAAGCCTTCCCCTCGGGGAAGGGGCTCAAAGCGAATCCAGCAGTCACCAAACTGACCATGTCCACCGGTCTGCTTCTTATGGCGACCCTGCACACGGACCTTGCGGGTAATGGTTTCCTTGTAGGGGATTTTTGGCGTTTTCAGTTCCACATCCACTTTGAATTTGCGCTTAAGCTTTTCCACAATGGTTTCAATGTGAACCTGTCCTACGCCATAAACCAGAATCTCACTGGTCGTTGCGTTGCGTTCCAGCCGTATGGCCTTATCCTCCTCGGCCAGCCTTGCCAGAGAAGCAAATATTTTATCTTCATCTCCCTTTTTGGCGGCATAGGCGGCAAAACCCATGCAGGGAGCCAACGGTGCAACCTGGGGAAAGATCAGGGGACGGGATTCGTCACACAGGGAATCAAAGGTGCCTGTGTTTTTGAGTTTGGCAAAGGCTACAATATCACCGGGGCCTGCTTCTCCGATGGGCTTCTGCTGCTTACCGGCCATGACATAGAGCTGGGAGTAACGTTCTTTCTCATCTTTGCTTACATTGAGAAAGGTACCATCCTTGCCAAGGGTTCCGGAAACAACCTTGCAGATATTGAGAAGGCCTGCAAAGGGATCCACCACGGTTTTGAAAACAAATCCCGCAAAAGGCGCGGTTTCATCATAGGCAACAGCAAAGTCTTCCTCACCCTTACGGGCCATGCGGGGAGGATTATCCAATGGGCATGGGGTAGACTGAATGATAAAATCAAGAAGATACTCCATACCTGTACCGGTAAGGGCAGAGCCCAGAAGAACAGGAGCAAATACCCGGTTTGTTACGGCTTTTTTCAGACCGCCTGCCAGCTCTTCTGCTGAAAGTTCCTCCCCTTCCAGATAACGTTCCAGAAGATCATCATCGGCTTCGGCAATGGCTTCCACAAGGGCCATACGTTCCGTTTCCACATGATCCTGCAGGTCAGGGGGAATGGGTGCTTTTTGGATTTTACCTTCCCCGCTAGAAGTAAAGGCCTGAAGAGTCATCAGATCCACATACCCTGTGCAGAGTTCATTTTCCATGATTGGCAGCTGAATTGTAACGGGCCGGATTTGCAGGAGGGATTCGGCTTCCTGAAGAATTTCTTCGAAAACAGAGCGTTCCTTATCCATTTTATTGATAAAGAGGACCACGGGTTTCTGCTGCTCTGCGGCACTGACCATGGCTTCTTCCGTCTTCACACGGATGCCATCCACGGCATCCACAATCAGAAGAACGGTTTCGGCAGCCTGTATGCAGAGGAGGGTATCGGAGAAAAAGTTGGCGTTGCCCGGAGTATCCATCAGCAGAATGTCATGCTTTTTCCATGAAAGCCCGTGAAGCCCAGTGGATACACTGCCCCCGCGGGCAATTTCTTCCGGTTCAAAATCCATTACGGTATTGCCGTCTTCCACTCGTCCCATACGGGAAAGAATCCCGTTGTCAAAGAGGAGGCGTTCTGCCAGAAGCGTCTTTCCAGATCCGCTATGACCGACCAGCGCGATATTCCGCTTGAATTTGGCTTTTTCGCTCATCCAATTCCTCCTAAAGTAAAAAGGCTGTTTTCGTTTAAACGTCTCCCTCATGCGAACCGGAAGGCAGAGTTGGCGTGTCCCCAGTTCTGATGTGATCAGGACGCATCGCCGGTTCCTGAGATTCCGGGTATTCTTCTTTCTGTTGTGTTGCAGCCCTGGTCCAGAGAGGCAGGATAAACTCCTGATTCCCTTTGGGGCCCTGTATGGGCGAGGCTATGGCAGTACCTGCGGAAAAGCCTTCCTGAATAAAAAAATCCTGAAGATCCCGGACCACCTTTGCCTGTTGCAAAGGATCCCGGACCACACCTCCTTTACCCACTTCTCCCTTGCCTACTTCAAACTGCGGTTTAACAAGGGCGAGAATACGGGCATCTTCTTTCAGAAATCTGCGACAGGCCGGAATGACAAGACGCAGAGAAATAAAACTTGTATCAATGGTGATCAGATCCAGAGGGATATCAACGGCGTTCTGGGGCAGATGGCGGATATTGGTTCTTTCCAGAACAACAACCCGCGGATCCTGTCGCAGGCTCCATGCCAGCTGACCGTATCCCACATCCACGCTGAAAACCCGGGCAGCTCCTTCCCGAAGCAGAAGGTCCGTAAATCCTCCCGTGGAAGCCCCCACATCCATGCAATTCATTCCATTTACAGAAATATTCAGTTTGTCCAGAGCAGCCTTCAGCTTCAGAGCACCCCGGCTCACATAGGGGAAATCCGGTATTTCCGCCTGAATGTCCGCATCGGATGTCAGTTGAAATCCGGCTTTATCCATACGCTGACCATTCACCAGAACCTTTCCAGCAAGGATCAGTGCCCGGGCCCTTTCCCGGCTTTGAACCAGTCCTTTTTCCACCATAAGGCTGTCCAGCCGTTTTTTTGATACAGAGGCCATCAGGCTGCCGCTTTCTTTAAAAGATTCCGCGCTACCTGAACAATGCTGTGGGCATCCAGGC includes the following:
- a CDS encoding DUF4389 domain-containing protein, whose translation is MDQVKGFFAARKDMAIRLLYTVFFFIVLEFLKTIQIFLSCVQYVWVLITLKHLEPLRTLTDRLAVLSYRILRYISLNENRKPFPFSEFPEAVDVSESVRFTEKD
- a CDS encoding valine--pyruvate transaminase is translated as MRLSAFGEKFSSKSGILQLMDDLGNALAGGGDIAMMGGGNPAHIPEVEEAMRQRLERILNSPEELRRMTGIYDPPQGEKAFIASLAALLNREFGWDLTPENIALTNGSQSAFFLLFNMFAGYGTDGRMRRILLPLAPEYIGYADAGLVPDFFTAVKPKIDYLERPYFKYRVDFEKLVITDDIAALCVSRPTNPTGNVLTDDEVHTLDLMARKAGIPFILDCAYGTPFPDIIFTKASPFWNDNIVMCMSLSKLGLPAARTGIVIARKEIVHALSRMNAIMNLATGSFGAMMAMDLVQTGDIIPLSRDVVKPYYKKRAMEAVALFEEALKGTDYFIHKPEGAIFLWLWFRNLPISSQILYERLKAKGVIVVPGHYFFPGMADDKAWPHREECIRVNYSQAPDLVARGIGIIGEEVHRAYAEASRG
- a CDS encoding regulatory protein RecX, yielding MEETELRRVLTAAMGILGRRSLSRKELKTALEKKKACTDVVERAIQICMERGYIDEEERARQIIQSGIRSGHGPLRIQRDLDKRGIPDILVRKIQGCVSPEKERAYLAQTARKKLASIREDNPLKRKAKLYRFLISRGYPSSDVLDFMNEMDPD
- a CDS encoding pyridoxal phosphate-dependent aminotransferase; the encoded protein is MRRDIVHVGSGKLTYEIREIVAVAHELRQMGVEITWENIGDPIQKGEKVPQWIKDIVHDLVKDDVTYGYVATPGVEETREFLAAQVNERGGYQICAKDILFFNGLGDAVAKIFGFLKREARVIGPSPAYSTHSSAEAAHSGYEHLTYELDPANGWMPDLVDLENKVKYNDSIAGILLINPDNPTGAVYPRKVLEDIVDIAHRYDLFVICDEIYAHIVYNGSETCHLSEVIRDVPGMALRGISKEYPWPGSRCGWIEVFNQDRFPMFATYIKTIRDAKMLEVCSTSLPQFSIPKVMGDPRYREHLDSRAKMFEMRANEAYNALKDIKGISVIPAHGAFYMTALFDENVLTPHQSLLIENPEVRAYVEKKVQNVEVDKRFVYYLLGATGICVVPLTGFCCKKQGFRFTLLETDDAKRPWIWKTLSDSIERYIASA
- the fusA gene encoding elongation factor G, whose translation is MSEKAKFKRNIALVGHSGSGKTLLAERLLFDNGILSRMGRVEDGNTVMDFEPEEIARGGSVSTGLHGLSWKKHDILLMDTPGNANFFSDTLLCIQAAETVLLIVDAVDGIRVKTEEAMVSAAEQQKPVVLFINKMDKERSVFEEILQEAESLLQIRPVTIQLPIMENELCTGYVDLMTLQAFTSSGEGKIQKAPIPPDLQDHVETERMALVEAIAEADDDLLERYLEGEELSAEELAGGLKKAVTNRVFAPVLLGSALTGTGMEYLLDFIIQSTPCPLDNPPRMARKGEEDFAVAYDETAPFAGFVFKTVVDPFAGLLNICKVVSGTLGKDGTFLNVSKDEKERYSQLYVMAGKQQKPIGEAGPGDIVAFAKLKNTGTFDSLCDESRPLIFPQVAPLAPCMGFAAYAAKKGDEDKIFASLARLAEEDKAIRLERNATTSEILVYGVGQVHIETIVEKLKRKFKVDVELKTPKIPYKETITRKVRVQGRHKKQTGGHGQFGDCWIRFEPLPRGEGFQFGDEIVGGSIPRQYIPAVEKGLIEASSKGVLAGFPCVDFKATADDGSYHAVDSSEMAFKIAASLAYKKGMEEAKPVLLEPIYNVFVKAPSDYMGDIMGDLNSRRGRVMGMDTEGKTGTINAQIPLAEIQKYAPDLTSMTGGRGTFTSEFSHYEEVPSEIAQKIIDAAKKLTE
- a CDS encoding TlyA family RNA methyltransferase; this translates as MASVSKKRLDSLMVEKGLVQSRERARALILAGKVLVNGQRMDKAGFQLTSDADIQAEIPDFPYVSRGALKLKAALDKLNISVNGMNCMDVGASTGGFTDLLLREGAARVFSVDVGYGQLAWSLRQDPRVVVLERTNIRHLPQNAVDIPLDLITIDTSFISLRLVIPACRRFLKEDARILALVKPQFEVGKGEVGKGGVVRDPLQQAKVVRDLQDFFIQEGFSAGTAIASPIQGPKGNQEFILPLWTRAATQQKEEYPESQEPAMRPDHIRTGDTPTLPSGSHEGDV